One genomic region from Mycobacterium basiliense encodes:
- a CDS encoding acyl-CoA dehydrogenase family protein → MSAKAIDYHQRLSDFMTEYVFAAEAEYDKYRDDAGPNDHTVPPIVEELKIKAKERGLWNLFLPAESGLTNVEYAPLAELTGWSLEIAPEALNCAAPDTGNMEILHMFGTDEQRTRWLHPLLNGEIRSAFSMTEPAVASSDARNIETTIARDGSDYIINGHKWWTSGAADPRCKILIVMGRTNPNAAAHQQQSMILVPMDTPGVTIVRSTPVFGWQDQHGHCEVRYDNVRVPATNLLGEEGSGFAIAQARLGPGRIHHCMRALGGAERALAHMVDRVRHRVAFGRPLAEQGVVQQAIATSRNEIDQARLLCEKAAWTIDRHGNKEARHLVAMIKAVAPQVACNVIDRAIQVHGAAGVSNDTPLARLYGWHRAMRIFDGPDEVHMRSIARAELGREKSAFAAAVTPDG, encoded by the coding sequence ATGTCGGCCAAGGCCATCGATTACCACCAACGGCTGTCCGACTTCATGACGGAGTACGTCTTTGCGGCCGAGGCCGAATACGACAAGTACCGCGATGACGCCGGCCCGAACGATCACACCGTGCCCCCGATAGTCGAGGAACTCAAGATAAAGGCCAAAGAACGCGGCCTGTGGAACCTGTTCCTTCCGGCGGAATCGGGACTGACCAACGTGGAATATGCCCCGCTGGCCGAGCTGACCGGGTGGAGCCTCGAGATCGCGCCCGAGGCACTCAACTGTGCGGCGCCGGACACCGGCAACATGGAGATCTTGCACATGTTCGGCACCGACGAGCAGCGCACCCGGTGGCTACACCCGTTGCTAAACGGTGAGATTCGCAGCGCCTTCTCCATGACCGAGCCCGCGGTGGCCAGCAGCGACGCGCGCAATATCGAAACCACAATTGCCCGCGACGGCAGCGACTACATCATCAACGGCCACAAGTGGTGGACGTCGGGCGCGGCGGACCCACGCTGCAAGATCCTGATTGTGATGGGCCGCACCAACCCCAATGCGGCCGCTCACCAACAGCAGTCGATGATCCTGGTGCCGATGGACACGCCCGGTGTGACGATCGTGCGCTCCACCCCGGTGTTCGGCTGGCAGGACCAGCACGGTCACTGTGAGGTGCGCTACGACAACGTCCGGGTGCCGGCGACCAACCTGCTGGGCGAGGAGGGCAGCGGATTCGCGATTGCCCAAGCCCGGCTGGGGCCGGGCCGCATCCACCACTGCATGCGTGCGCTCGGCGGCGCCGAACGCGCGCTCGCCCACATGGTGGACCGGGTCCGCCACCGGGTGGCGTTCGGCCGTCCGCTGGCCGAACAGGGCGTTGTACAGCAAGCGATTGCCACGTCGCGCAACGAAATCGACCAGGCCAGGTTGTTGTGCGAGAAGGCGGCCTGGACGATCGATCGGCACGGCAACAAAGAAGCCCGCCACCTGGTCGCGATGATCAAGGCGGTGGCACCGCAGGTGGCCTGCAATGTTATCGATCGTGCCATCCAGGTGCACGGCGCCGCCGGGGTCAGCAACGACACACCGCTGGCCCGGCTCTACGGCTGGCATCGCGCCATGCGCATCTTTGATGGCCCCGACGAGGTGCACATGCGATCCATCGCACGCGCCGAACTCGGCCGGGAGAAGTCCGCGTTCGCCGCCGCGGTCACCCCAGATGGCTGA
- a CDS encoding tyrosine-protein phosphatase: MAEPAPALPGAWNFRDVAEGSAALRPGRLFRSSELSRLDEDGRAALLRLGITDVADLRSAREVARRGPGRVPAGVDIHLLPFPDLADTDTDADDSAPHETAFRRLFTNGETGESAESIDSAAARYMTDEYRQFPTRNGAQRAVHRVFTLLATGRPVLTHCFAGKDRTGFVVATVLEAVGLARDDIVADYLRSNDAVPQLRNRISEMIQQRSDTEVTPEVMMFTKARLSDGVLGVRPEYLAAAWQTIDEAYGSLSGYLRDAGITESDVRQLRSALLG; the protein is encoded by the coding sequence ATGGCTGAGCCGGCTCCGGCGTTGCCGGGGGCATGGAATTTCCGGGACGTCGCCGAGGGCAGCGCCGCACTGCGCCCCGGCCGGTTGTTCCGGTCCAGCGAGCTGAGTCGCCTCGACGAGGACGGCCGCGCCGCCTTGCTTCGGCTAGGCATCACCGACGTCGCCGATCTGCGCTCCGCCCGAGAAGTCGCCCGCCGCGGTCCGGGCCGGGTGCCCGCCGGCGTGGATATCCACCTGTTGCCGTTCCCCGACCTCGCCGACACCGATACCGACGCCGACGACTCGGCACCACATGAGACGGCATTCCGGAGGCTGTTCACCAACGGTGAGACCGGTGAGTCCGCCGAGTCGATCGATAGCGCCGCCGCCCGGTATATGACCGATGAATACCGCCAATTCCCAACCCGCAACGGGGCACAGCGCGCGGTGCATCGGGTATTCACGCTGCTAGCCACGGGACGTCCGGTGCTGACGCACTGCTTCGCGGGCAAAGATCGCACCGGATTTGTGGTCGCGACGGTTTTGGAAGCCGTAGGTCTGGCCCGCGACGACATCGTCGCCGATTACCTGCGCAGCAATGACGCGGTGCCGCAGTTGCGTAATCGGATTTCGGAAATGATCCAGCAGCGTTCCGACACCGAGGTCACACCCGAGGTCATGATGTTTACCAAGGCACGGCTTTCCGACGGTGTACTCGGCGTTCGTCCGGAGTATCTGGCCGCGGCGTGGCAAACGATCGATGAGGCCTACGGCTCACTAAGCGGCTATCTGCGCGACGCCGGAATTACCGAGTCCGACGTGCGTCAATTGCGCAGCGCCTTGCTGGGCTGA
- a CDS encoding PE family protein, with protein MTYVMTQPQQMAAAAANVDGIRAAIAEASAAAAGPTSGLAAAAADEVSAAAATLFDVYAREYQAVINQATALHDAFGQTLAAAGTAYAEAEAANMAALPSALSGVTSPIQSLLGTTASTAPVAGGPAATPLAAVSYDVALIMNGSGAPIPSQDYMAAVRPFITANFPVTGASIGLTTPEGLYPLTQIKDLPLTQSVDTGVEILHNALFGPQGLITQDNNVAVLGYSQSAALSSLEMRHLAALGSPNTDNLSFTMLGNPMAPNGGLLSRFPGLSMPAVGLEFYGATPSNTGYPLAQYTLQYDGYADFPKYPINFLADLNAFLGIQFVHGNYPGLDPNNLPAGYNLVELPVSPTNNGLEHYYMITYPGLPLLEPLRAIPVIGNPLADLVEPDLTYLVNLGYGDPHYGYSTGYADVPTAFGLFPEINPIAFAGDMVSGARQGMTAFVNDLQAMAPPSLPSFSLPDLTSTGGSSIPFALPGVPAATGSPVDGIIDALKAANTTFTNVITNVAADSYAIALPTADIINTMVTTIPSYNVNLFLDGIQHFANGDPAGLINAIGYPIAADVALFTLAGGFETIVALDTAEAIIEDIADAF; from the coding sequence ATGACGTACGTGATGACGCAACCGCAGCAGATGGCCGCCGCGGCCGCGAACGTGGACGGTATCCGGGCGGCGATCGCCGAGGCGAGCGCGGCCGCAGCGGGCCCAACCTCCGGTCTGGCCGCGGCGGCCGCCGACGAGGTGTCAGCGGCCGCCGCGACGCTCTTCGACGTGTACGCCAGGGAGTACCAAGCGGTCATCAACCAGGCGACCGCGCTTCATGACGCGTTCGGTCAGACGTTGGCCGCCGCCGGGACCGCCTACGCCGAGGCCGAGGCCGCCAATATGGCAGCGTTGCCGAGCGCGCTCAGCGGGGTCACCTCACCCATCCAGTCACTACTGGGCACGACCGCCAGCACCGCACCCGTGGCCGGCGGCCCAGCCGCAACACCATTGGCGGCCGTCTCTTACGACGTCGCCCTGATCATGAACGGCAGCGGCGCACCGATACCGTCGCAGGACTACATGGCCGCCGTTCGCCCGTTCATCACCGCCAACTTCCCGGTGACCGGCGCGTCCATCGGCCTCACTACACCTGAGGGCCTTTATCCGCTGACCCAGATCAAGGATCTGCCACTCACTCAGTCGGTCGACACCGGCGTAGAGATCCTGCACAACGCGCTGTTCGGTCCGCAAGGGCTGATCACCCAGGACAATAACGTTGCGGTTCTGGGCTACTCGCAAAGCGCCGCTCTCTCCTCGCTGGAGATGCGCCACCTCGCGGCCCTCGGCAGCCCCAACACGGACAACCTCAGCTTCACGATGCTGGGTAATCCGATGGCACCCAACGGCGGTCTGCTGTCGCGTTTCCCCGGTCTATCCATGCCGGCCGTGGGTCTGGAGTTCTACGGGGCGACACCGTCGAACACGGGCTACCCGCTCGCCCAGTACACCCTTCAGTACGACGGATACGCCGACTTCCCTAAGTACCCGATCAATTTCCTGGCGGACCTCAACGCATTTTTGGGCATCCAATTCGTGCATGGCAACTACCCGGGCCTAGATCCGAACAACCTTCCCGCGGGCTACAACCTGGTGGAATTGCCGGTGTCTCCGACCAATAACGGCCTCGAGCACTACTACATGATCACCTACCCGGGTCTTCCACTACTGGAGCCGCTGCGCGCAATTCCCGTGATCGGCAATCCGCTGGCGGACCTCGTCGAACCGGATCTGACGTATCTGGTCAACCTTGGCTACGGCGACCCGCACTATGGCTATTCAACGGGGTACGCCGATGTGCCCACGGCGTTCGGGCTGTTCCCCGAAATCAACCCGATTGCCTTTGCCGGCGACATGGTCAGCGGCGCCCGGCAGGGCATGACGGCCTTCGTCAACGACCTCCAGGCCATGGCGCCACCGTCGTTGCCCAGTTTTTCGCTGCCAGACCTGACGTCGACGGGCGGCTCGTCGATTCCGTTTGCGCTGCCCGGCGTCCCCGCGGCGACCGGTTCCCCTGTCGACGGCATCATTGACGCCCTCAAGGCGGCCAACACCACGTTCACCAACGTCATTACGAATGTGGCCGCCGACAGCTACGCCATTGCGTTGCCGACCGCGGACATCATCAACACCATGGTGACCACCATCCCGTCCTACAACGTCAACCTCTTCTTGGACGGAATCCAGCACTTCGCCAACGGCGACCCAGCGGGGCTCATTAACGCGATCGGCTATCCGATCGCGGCCGACGTGGCGCTGTTTACCCTAGCCGGTGGTTTCGAGACGATTGTCGCCCTGGACACGGCGGAAGCGATCATCGAAGACATCGCCGACGCCTTCTAA
- a CDS encoding Re/Si-specific NAD(P)(+) transhydrogenase subunit alpha produces the protein MTDPQTRPTVVGVVAESTPDERRVALVPKAVASLVNSGVAVVVEAGAGEQALLPDDLYTDAGATIGDAWAADIVVKVAPPTKDEVSRLRSGQTLIGFLAPRNADNAIGALKQAGVQAFALEAIPRISRAQVMDALSSQANVSGYKAVLLAASESTRFFPMLTTAAGTVKPATVLVLGVGVAGLQALATAKRLGARTTGYDVRPEVADQVRSVGAQWLDVGISAAGEGGYARELTDEERAQQQKALEKAISGFDVVITTALVPGRPAPKLVTATAVEAMKPGSVVVDLAGETGGNCELTEPGRTVVKHDVTIASPLNLPATMPEHASELYSKNITALLDLLIKDGALAPDFDDEVIAESCVTRGEDS, from the coding sequence ATGACAGATCCGCAGACCCGCCCCACGGTGGTCGGGGTGGTGGCTGAGTCCACGCCCGACGAGCGGCGCGTTGCGCTGGTACCCAAGGCGGTCGCCTCGCTGGTGAACAGTGGTGTGGCTGTCGTGGTCGAGGCCGGCGCAGGTGAGCAGGCGCTGCTTCCCGACGATCTCTACACCGATGCCGGTGCCACCATCGGTGATGCGTGGGCTGCTGACATCGTGGTCAAAGTAGCGCCGCCGACCAAAGACGAGGTCAGCCGGTTGCGTAGCGGGCAGACGCTGATCGGCTTCCTCGCACCGCGCAATGCCGACAACGCGATCGGTGCGCTCAAGCAAGCGGGTGTACAGGCGTTCGCGCTTGAGGCGATCCCGCGCATCTCCCGCGCTCAAGTGATGGACGCGTTGTCGTCGCAGGCCAACGTGTCGGGTTACAAGGCAGTGCTGCTGGCGGCGTCGGAGTCGACCCGGTTCTTCCCGATGTTGACCACCGCGGCGGGCACGGTGAAGCCGGCCACCGTATTGGTGCTCGGCGTCGGTGTGGCCGGGTTGCAGGCATTGGCCACGGCCAAGCGCCTGGGGGCCCGCACCACCGGTTATGACGTACGGCCCGAGGTCGCCGATCAGGTGCGCTCGGTGGGCGCGCAGTGGCTGGATGTGGGAATCTCGGCTGCCGGCGAGGGTGGCTATGCCCGGGAGCTCACCGACGAGGAACGCGCGCAGCAGCAGAAGGCGCTGGAAAAGGCGATCAGCGGTTTCGACGTCGTGATCACCACCGCGCTGGTGCCGGGCCGCCCCGCCCCCAAGCTGGTGACCGCCACCGCGGTCGAGGCGATGAAGCCCGGCAGCGTGGTGGTGGACCTGGCGGGAGAAACCGGCGGAAACTGCGAACTCACCGAACCCGGCCGGACGGTGGTCAAGCATGATGTCACCATCGCCTCGCCGCTGAACCTGCCCGCGACCATGCCCGAGCACGCCAGCGAGCTCTATAGCAAGAACATCACCGCGCTGCTGGACCTGTTGATCAAGGACGGCGCGCTGGCCCCCGACTTTGACGATGAAGTCATCGCGGAATCGTGTGTGACTCGCGGGGAGGATTCCTGA
- a CDS encoding nuclear transport factor 2 family protein, which yields MTDNSPAGPPLPPFTLESALQKVQAAEDAWNTCDPVRVSGAYTIDSHWRNRDEHIVGREQIVAFLTRKWQRELDYSLRKSLWSFHGNRIAVRFQYESRDRAGQWYRSYGNELWEFTASGLMARREASINDVAIAASERRYFGPRPASEHGQEPPLW from the coding sequence ATGACCGACAATTCGCCTGCCGGGCCCCCGCTGCCGCCGTTCACTCTCGAATCTGCCCTGCAGAAGGTTCAAGCCGCCGAGGACGCCTGGAACACCTGTGACCCCGTGCGGGTCAGTGGCGCCTACACGATCGATTCGCACTGGCGAAATCGCGACGAGCACATCGTCGGCCGAGAGCAGATCGTGGCCTTTCTCACCCGCAAATGGCAGCGCGAGCTGGACTACTCACTGCGTAAGAGTTTGTGGAGCTTCCACGGCAACCGCATCGCGGTGCGCTTTCAATACGAATCTCGCGACCGCGCCGGGCAGTGGTATCGCAGCTACGGCAATGAACTATGGGAATTCACCGCATCGGGATTAATGGCACGTCGCGAAGCCAGCATCAACGACGTCGCCATCGCCGCGTCCGAACGCCGGTACTTCGGGCCACGACCCGCATCGGAGCACGGGCAGGAGCCGCCGCTGTGGTAG
- a CDS encoding PE family protein, giving the protein MSYVFAQPAAIATAAAELTGIGSTISEATAAAAGPTTEILTAAADEVSTAIAKLFNAFGQECQLISAQLGTLHSEFTQRLAAAANYFIAAEDINTATLAQVATAGLYAPSTPPGLPAVFNEYTAIVMGGTGMPIPSASYLAAIDTLFVQHIQPGAIASALFTPEELYPITGVKSLPFQTSVQEGLQILDTAIWQQINAGNHVTVFGYSQSAVMASLEMQHFISLGPNAPHPDQINFILTGNEMNPNGGILARIPGLNIASVGLPFYGATPDNPYYTTTYTIEYDGFADFPRYPLNVLSDVNAVFGILTLHRMYPDLTPAQIAAATQLTTEGPTTNTYYMIRTENLPLLDPVRAIPVVGQPLAALIQPDLKVLVNLGYGDPNYGYSTSPANVPTPFGLFPDVPFPVIADALVAGAHQGMNDFSATLPTALSTLPTISAPEFSPYLQSIVPPPPPPVPATPVNIANTIASVVSTGYSVLLPTADLGLAFITTLPAYNLTLFVSQLAQGNLVSAIELPLAATFGLGALAGMIEFIAIAEAAIEISQDLQSLTF; this is encoded by the coding sequence TTGTCGTACGTATTCGCGCAGCCGGCGGCAATAGCGACAGCCGCCGCCGAACTGACCGGCATTGGCTCGACGATCAGCGAGGCGACCGCGGCCGCAGCGGGCCCAACGACCGAGATCCTGACCGCCGCCGCCGATGAGGTGTCCACCGCGATCGCCAAGCTGTTCAACGCGTTCGGGCAGGAATGCCAGCTGATCAGCGCGCAACTCGGGACACTTCACAGCGAGTTCACCCAACGGCTGGCAGCGGCCGCGAACTACTTCATCGCGGCCGAAGACATCAACACCGCCACCCTGGCTCAGGTCGCGACGGCCGGGCTCTATGCGCCGAGCACGCCCCCGGGTTTGCCGGCGGTGTTCAACGAATACACCGCGATTGTCATGGGCGGCACTGGAATGCCGATCCCCTCGGCGAGTTACCTGGCGGCCATCGACACGCTGTTCGTCCAGCACATTCAACCGGGCGCCATCGCCAGCGCCCTATTCACCCCCGAAGAGCTCTACCCGATCACCGGCGTCAAGAGTCTGCCGTTCCAAACCTCGGTTCAAGAGGGCCTACAGATCCTTGATACCGCGATCTGGCAGCAGATCAACGCCGGAAACCACGTCACAGTTTTCGGCTATTCCCAAAGCGCGGTCATGGCGTCTTTGGAAATGCAGCACTTCATCTCGCTGGGCCCGAATGCCCCGCATCCCGACCAAATCAATTTCATACTGACCGGCAACGAGATGAACCCCAATGGCGGCATTCTCGCGCGCATACCCGGTCTGAATATCGCGTCGGTGGGTCTGCCGTTCTATGGGGCGACGCCAGACAACCCCTACTACACGACGACCTACACGATCGAATACGACGGTTTCGCCGACTTTCCGCGATACCCGCTCAACGTTTTATCCGACGTCAATGCAGTTTTCGGGATTCTCACGCTGCACCGGATGTATCCAGACCTCACGCCCGCCCAGATCGCTGCTGCCACGCAGTTGACCACGGAGGGCCCCACGACGAATACGTATTACATGATCCGCACGGAGAATCTGCCGCTGCTGGACCCGGTACGAGCAATACCGGTCGTCGGGCAACCCTTGGCGGCACTAATCCAGCCAGATTTGAAGGTCCTGGTCAATCTGGGCTACGGCGATCCGAACTACGGCTATTCCACCAGCCCCGCCAACGTGCCCACCCCGTTCGGACTCTTCCCAGACGTGCCCTTTCCGGTGATCGCCGATGCGCTGGTCGCCGGCGCACATCAAGGCATGAACGACTTCTCGGCAACCTTGCCAACCGCGTTGAGCACCCTGCCGACGATTTCGGCGCCGGAGTTCTCACCGTATTTGCAGTCGATCGTGCCACCACCGCCACCCCCGGTGCCCGCGACACCGGTCAATATCGCCAACACGATCGCATCGGTCGTCTCGACCGGCTATTCGGTTCTGCTGCCGACCGCGGATCTGGGTTTGGCGTTCATCACCACCCTGCCGGCCTACAACCTGACGCTATTCGTGAGCCAGCTCGCGCAGGGCAACCTCGTCAGCGCGATCGAGCTTCCACTTGCGGCCACTTTCGGATTGGGTGCGCTGGCCGGCATGATCGAATTCATTGCGATCGCCGAGGCGGCGATAGAGATCTCGCAAGATTTGCAAAGCCTCACCTTCTAG